A single Triticum dicoccoides isolate Atlit2015 ecotype Zavitan chromosome 2A, WEW_v2.0, whole genome shotgun sequence DNA region contains:
- the LOC119355822 gene encoding UDP-glycosyltransferase 73C6-like, which translates to METARKPHFVLVPWIGSISHIVPMTDIGCLLASHGASVAIITTPANASLVQSRVDRVTLGGTALAVTAIPFPAAEAGLPEGCERLDLITSPAMVPSFFEANKKFGEAVAQYCLRDAQRRPSCIVAGMCHTWTLPMARDLGVPCYIFHGFGAFALLCIEHLYRQGRQEGIASPDELVDISVLQAFECKILVRQLPPHFLPSTSMGSGVMQEVREFDMAVDGVVVNSFDELEHGSTALLAAAAGRKVLAVGPVSLCCAPSLDPQSDDARRCMSWLDGKKAKSVVYVSFGSAGCMPPAQLMQLGMALVSCRWPVMWVIRGADSLPDDVKVWLRENTDGDGDADSKCLVVRGWAPQVAILAHPAVGGFMTHCGWGSTLESVAAGVPMVTWPLFAEQFVNEKLIVDVLGIGVSVGVTKPTANVLTAGKHGSGEAEAEVGAEQVNSALEKLMDGGDEGEDMRRKALACKAKANASLKEGGSSYNNLEELIQSCV; encoded by the coding sequence ATGGAGACCGCCAGAAAGCCTCACTTTGTGCTCGTCCCATGGATAGGAAGCATCAGCCACATCGTCCCCATGACGGACATCGGCTGCCTTCTCGCCTCCCATGGAGCGTCGGTCGCCATCATCACGACGCCCGCCAACGCGTCGCTTGTCCAGAGCCGCGTCGACCGTGTCACCCTGGGCGGCACGGCGCTCGCGGTCACCGCGATCCCCTTCCCGGCCGCCGAAGCCGGCCTGCCGGAGGGGTGCGAGAGGTTGGACCTGATCACGTCCCCCGCCATGGTGCCTAGCTTCTTCGAAGCCAACAAGAAGTTCGGCGAGGCGGTGGCGCAGTACTGCCTTCGGGatgcgcaacgccggccgagctgcaTCGTCGCCGGGATGTGCCACACGTGGACGCTGCCCATGGCGCGAGACCTCGGCGTGCCCTGCTACATCTTCCACGGCTTCGGCGCGTTCGCCTTGCTCTGCATCGAGCACCTCTACAGGCAAGGCCGGCAAGAGGGGATTGCGTCTCCGGACGAGCTCGTCGACATCTCAGTCCTGCAGGCGTTCGAGTGCAAGATCCTCGTTAGGCAGCTGCCACCGCATTTCTTGCCATCCACGTCCATGGGGAGCGGGGTGATGCAGGAGGTCCGGGAGTTCGACATGGCCGTGGACGGCGTCGTGGTGAACAGCTTCGACGAGCTGGAGCACGGCTCCACGGCGCTTCTCGCGgccgccgcaggcaggaaagttctCGCCGTGGGGCCGGTCTCTCTGTGCTGCGCACCTAGTCTCGACCCGCAGAGCGATGACGCGAGGCGGTGCATGTCGTGGCTGGACGGCAAGAAGGCCAAGTCCGTGGTGTACGTGAGCTTCGGCAGCGCCGGGTGCATGCCGCCCGCGCAGCTCATGCAGCTCGGCATGGCCCTGGTCTCGTGCCGCTGGCCTGTCATGTGGGTTATCAGAGGCGCTGACTCGTTGCCCGACGACGTGAAGGTGTGGCTACGTGAGAacaccgacggcgacggcgacgcggaCAGCAAGTGCCTCGTGGTGCGCGGGTGGGCGCCGCAGGTGGCCATCCTGGCGCACCCGGCGGTGGGCGGATTCATGACGCACTGTGGGTGGGGCTCGACCCTGGAGAGCGTCGCCGCCGGCGTGCCCATGGTCACCTGGCCTCTGTTCGCCGAGCAGTTCGTGAACGAGAAGCTGATCGTGGACGTGCTTGGCATCGGGGTGTCCGTCGGCGTGACAAAGCCAACGGCCAACGTCCTGACCGCTGGCAAACATGGCAGCggagaggcggaggcggaggtTGGGGCGGAGCAAGTCAACAGCGCTCTGGAGAAGCTGATGGATGGAGGGGATGAAGGGGAGGACATGAGGAGGAAGGCTCTGGCATGTAAAGCGAAAGCAAACGCTTCTCTGAAGGAAGGTGGGTCGTCGTACAACAATTTAGAGGAATTGATTCAGTCTTGTGTCTGA
- the LOC119358020 gene encoding uncharacterized protein LOC119358020 codes for MFDEMPPSLNDDAYMSTMGVGSNNSHWSQINDMHFQDHEFEVDKEGEGIVDAPKGRAGNYTNTDDILLCNTWLQVSRDPSIGGDQSRDAYWNRIKEHFDARNVSGIDRSNRSLSWGAPLVRHLKGSLAVPGRWQQLSFAFCGLDNTCAGNCC; via the exons atgttcgacgaaatgcctCCAAG TCTcaatgatgatgcatacatgtcaacgatgggtgttggctccaacaattcgcattggtctcaaatcAATGACATGCATTTTCAAgaccatgagttcgaggtggacaaggagggtgagggcattgtcgacgcaccgaaaggaagagcgggcaattacaccaacaccgatgacatcttactatgcaatacttggttgcaagtgtcgagggatccatccattggaggtgatcaaagtagagatgcttattggaACCGGATTAAGGAACACTTTGATGCTCGCAacgtgagtggaattgaccgctccaaCCGATCACTTAG TTGGGGCGCGCCATTGGTGCGCCACCTGAAAGGGAGTTTGGCTGTGCCTGGTAGGTGGCAGCAGCTTTCATTTGCCTTTTGTGGTCTGGATAACACTTGTGCTGGTAACTGTTGCTGA